ACGAGCAGATCGAGAAGGTCTTCAAGGGCGTTGCCGAGGATATCCACCGCACCAAATCAGGCGGCGACCTCATCGCGCAGCTCAACGCCACCGCGCCTTGGCTCCTGTGCTCCCTCATCCACAAGTTCGGTGGCAAGGAAGACGGTGAGGAGGTCGGGGACATCAAGGGCTACGTCGAGGAGTTGAAGAAGGCCCTGCCCAAGGACTTCCGGGCCAAGGGCGAGCTGTTCGTTTTCGTGGACGAGTGCCACCGGACCCAGTCGGGCGACCTCCACGAGGCGATGACGAGAATCTTGCCTGGCGCTGTGTTCATTGGCTTCACCGGGACGCCGCTCCTCAAGGCCGACAAGAAGAAGAGCATCGAGATCTTCGGCCGCTACATTCACACCTACAAGTTCGATGAGGCGGTGAAGGATGGCGTTGTACTCGACCTCCGCTACGAGGCCCGCGACATCGACCAGAGCATCACGTCATCGAAGAAGATCGATCAGTGGTTCGAGGCTAAGACCAAGGGGCTCACACCACTGGCCAAGGCCCAGCTCAAGGCGCGCTGGGGGACTATGCAGAAGGTCCTGTCGAGCCAGTCACGCCTCCAGAGGATCGTGGCTGACATCATGTTCGACATGGAGACCCGGGACCGCCTGAAGAGCGGGCGCGGCAACGCGATGCTGGTCGCGGGCAGCATCTACGAGGCGTGCAAGTTCTACGAGCTTTTCGCCAAGACACCGCTGGTGGGCAAGTGCGCCATCGTCACTTCGTACGTGCCACGGACGGCCGACATCAAGGGCCAGGAGAGCGGCGAGGGAGCGACGGACGCGCTCGAGAAGTACGCTATCTACCGTCAGATGCTTGCTGATTGGTTCGGTGAGCTGCCTGAGCAGGCCGTCGGCAAGATCGACGCTTTCGAGAAGGCGGTGAAGAAGAAGTTCATCGACGAGCCGGGGCAGGTGAAGCTCCTGATCGTCGTTGACAAGCTCCTGACCGGCTTCGACGCGCCTCCGGCTACGTATCTCTACATCGATAAGCACATGCGCGACCACGGCCTGTTTCAGGCCATCTGTCGTGTGAATCGGCTTGACGGCGACGACAAGGAGTTCGGCTACATCGTCGACTATAAAGACCTGTTCAAGAGCCTTGAGGGGGCGGTCACGGACTACACCTCCGGAGCTCTCGATGGCTACGACAAGGAGGACGTCGCCGGGCTACTCGAGGACCGCCTCAGCAAGGCAAAGGAACGGCTGGAGGAGGCTCTTGAGGCCGTGCGCGCGCTGTGCGAGCCCGTCGAGGCGCCTCGCGACGATCAGGCGTTCTATCGCTACTTTTCCTCAAAGGAGCATGGCAATACGGCCCAGCTCAAGGAGAATGAGCCGCAGCGCCTCGCGCTGTATAAACTCACGGCGGCGCTCGTTCGCGCGTATGCGAACCTGGCGGGTGAGATGACCGCGGCGGGCTATACCGAAGCCGAGGCCGCGTCGATCAAGAAGGATGTGACGTTCTATGAAAACCTCCGTACGCAGATAAAGCTGCACAGTGGTGACGCAATCGACCTGAAGCAGTACGAACCTGCGATGCGCCACCTCATCGATACATACATCCATGCGGAGGAGAGCGAGACGGTCTCCGAGTTTGACGATTTGTCGCTGGTACAACTCATCGTCGAGCGCGGCGCGGAAGCAGTGAATGCGCTGCCCGAGGCCATTCGCAAGAAGGAGAAGGCTGCTGCGGAAACGATCGAGAACAACGTACGGAGGCTCATCACCGACGAGTCGCCGATCAATCCGAAGTACTACGAGAAGATGTCTGAGTTGCTCGACTCACTGATCGAGCAACGCAAGAAGAACGCTCTCAGTTACCAAGAATATTTGGAGAAGATTGTCGATCTGACCCGGCAAGCGAAGAACGGTCCGACAGTAGGGGGCTATCCGAAGTCGCTGGACTCGGCCGCTAAGAGAGCGCTGTATGACAACCTCGGGAACGACGAGGCTCTTGCTCTTAAGGTGGACGGCGCGGTTCGGTCGAGCATGCAGGATGGATGGCGCAGCAACACGATGAAAACGCGCAGGGTCCGGCAGGCCATCAGAGCAGCCTTCGACGGTGATGAAGATCTCGTCGATCGAATCTTGGAACTGGTGAAGAGCCAGAATGACTATTGAGACCCATACCCTGACCGTCAGCGGCGTGCGTGTGGCCGTTGTCCGGAAGGCGATCAAGAACCTTCATCTCGGCGTCTACCCACCTGATGGGCGAGTTCGGGTGGCGGCGCCGTTAGCGGTATCCGACGCAGCCGTGAGGGTCGCGGTCATCAGCAAGCTGCCGTGGATCAAGCGACAGCAAGCGGCGTTCGAGCATCAGCCCCGCGAGTCCGAACGCGAAATGGTCAGCGGGGAGAGCCACTACTTCCTCGGTCGACGCTATCGCTTGGATGTCGTGGACGCCATGGGGGCCAACAGAGTCGTGCTCCGCAATCGTAGGACCCTCGAGCTTCACGTACAGCGCGGAGCCGACGCCGAGTATCGCAAGCAGCTTCTGTATCGCTGGTACCGCGAGCGCCTTCGCGAGCTCGTCCCGCCTCTCCTTGAGAAGTGGGAGGCCGCGATTGGCGTGAAGGTCGCCGGGTGGGGCATCAAGAAGATGAAGACCAAATGGGGCTCATGCAACGCGGAGGCACGCCGCCTCTGGTTGAACCTGGAGCTAGCGAAGAAGCCACCGGAATGCATTGAGTACCTCATCATTCACGAGTTGGTGCATCTTCTTGTGCGTCATCACGACGATCGTTTCAACGCCTTGATGGACCGTCACCTGCCCAAATGGAGGCTGGTCCGGCAGTCGTTGAACGTGGCCCCCCTGGCGAATGACGCCTGGGAGCTAAAGGACAGCGGCGCACGGCACTGAGCTGGCGGCGCTCTTCCACTCGCTGACTGATAACGGATTTCAGTTGAATGTTCCTATATATTATATCCGCAATACCGAAACCAGCCGACGATGTCGTCATGAGTGATGAGGTCCATGGCCCTGGCAATGGCGTCATCGAGAGCCTGTAGGGTACGCGCGCCCATGCTCTTGAGCAGTTCCTTGAGCTTGTTCCAGAGCAGTTCAATGGGATTGAGGTCCGGCGAGTAGGGTGGAAGGAAGAGAACATGGGCACCGGCGGCGCGAATACGCTCCAGGATGTGCGCGGGCTTGTGCGCCCCCACATTGTCCATGACCACAATGTCGCCCGGATTGAGTTTGGGGACGAGCATGTGCTCGACAAAGGCCTCGAAGACACCGGCCGTCGTGGCTCCTTCGATAGTCATCAGCGCCCGAATGCCGTCCAGAGCCAGTGCGCCCTGAGCTATCCCCTCATATTGGGCCGAGAAATTCCTGAAAAACTGGTTGTTCACGTAACAGCGAAGCGAATCGCTCCATCAGCGGGACGAGCTGCTCCTCCGGCATCATCGGGATGGCTTGGTAATACTCACAGCCCTGCCGGAAGAGCGAGGAGGTGCGCGTCTTCACTGTGTTGGCTTTGAGGTAACGCTCCATCCCCAAGCTCTCCCCCGCCGCCCCCAGCAGCGTCAGCAATGCGCAGGCTAGCGCGCTCACCAACAGCAGCCGGTCCCGCCTCTCCGTCGAGCGGACCCTCACCGACGACAGGCCCATTCCAAAACGCAAGTCCTTCATGTCGCGGAATGTGGGTCTTCGGTACGTCGAGTGGGCAGGACTGTCGACAAGAGGCCGTGCGCATGGGGAGGACATGGGGCTCAAGGGCGTGCGGAGCCGAGCGATGGCCATGGGATTCAAGTCCCCGCGAGAGTTCGAGGCATGAATGAGACAGGGGCACGACCTGGGGTGCCGAAAGCCGCAGCTGTGCATGACAGAGCGCCTGGCTCCGCTGCCCTACTGGCCGGGTTGCAGTCGAATCTGTCGGCGCTGCGGGGCTCGGTCCCCAGCCGCCTGCTTCTACGGCGAGGGGCTACGCCGCTACTGGCAACGGCGGAGTGAACTCCATGCCCCCGCAGCACAGCAGTATCATCGCCCTGAATGCCTTGGGATTGCGGAAGCCATAGGCGCGGCGGCTGAGGGCTCGAATCTTGTTGTTGATTCCCTCCACCACTCCGTTGCTCAGTCCCGTCTCCACGTAGGCGAGAATGCCGTCCTTGTGCCGCTGGACTGTCTTCGCCAGCTTCGCGAAGGGGGCGAGCCTGGAGTGGCTGGCCCATTGACACCACTTGTCCAGGTGCTCCGAGGCTCGCTTGGGCTGCACGTAGTCCATGCCCCGTGCCAGGCTTTCCTTGAGCAGATAGGCCCGGTAGAGCGTCTGGTTCGTCTTCTTCAACTCGCTGAGCTTCTCTCCCTGGCGCACCGTCAGGTTCCACGGATTCTTCAGCAACGCCCAGCGGCTCTGTTTGAGCGCCTTTCCCTCCTGGCTCCCCGCCTGCTCGCGCACCTCTTGCCGGCGCACCGTATCCAGCGCTTCGTTCGCCAGCTTCTGCACGTGGAACCGGTCGAACACCTTGCGCACATGTGGGGCACGGTTGCCCACCGCCTTGCTGAAGGCCGCCGACAGGTCCATCGTCGCGTGCGTCAACTCCTTCGTCCTCTCCTCTCCCAGCTCGTCGAAGAAGGCGTCCAGGGTCTCTTCGTTCTTCCCCTCTCCCACCCAGACGACTCGCGAGCGCAGGTGGTCCACCACCAGGCTCACGTACTTGTGCCCGGCTTTCCAGCCCAGCTCGTCCACTCCAATGATTTGCAACCCCTCCAGGCGGCCTGGCGACAGGCGCTCCTCGACAATGCGCTCGATGATGGTGCCCACCGTGCGCCAGTTGATGCCCAGCAGCCGGCAGATGGAGGACTTGTCCAGGCGTTGCGCCTGCCAGGCCACCAGCTCCTCGAAGGCCCGCGTGAAGCTCGAGTCGTGCGCCGCCCAGGCCACCCGCTCCACTCTCACCCCATGCTCGCGGCAGTGCACACGGCGCGGGGCGTAATGCAGCCAGAAGATGGTTTGTCCCAGCGCCAGGTGCCGCCACAACCGCCCAGGGCTCGCGTCGTAGCCGGGGGCGGGCCGGCCGCACACTCCGCAGCGAGGCTTGCGCTGTGCGTGCACCGGAGCATGTGGAACACCGATTCCGGGGGAAGTGGAACACTGATTCCGGAGCAAGTGGAACGCCCATTCCGGCCATGTGGAACACCGATTCCGGGGTTGTGGAACGCACCCCGGGGGCGGCACGTATTGCAACTCCGCGACCTGGTCTCTTCCCAGAGCGACAGCCTCTATCGGCTTCTCGCTCCCCATCTCTCATTGGAGACCCTCCCGTCCACGGCGGGAACGCCCATTTCGGCTACAGAAGATCCCGGAATGTTTCCTCCGTTCGAAACCTCTTGCCATACAGCCCCACCACGAAGGCCGCCGTCGCTTCTTTCAAGCTCGTCGCCAGGCACCACGCCTCCTTCATTCCCTTCTGCTTCACGCACACCACTGCCCCCACGGGTGCTTCGTCCTGGGTGACTCGCGCTCCCACCAGGCGCACCGCCCGGCCCGATTCGGGCACCCACTCCCCCGCGCTCTTCTTCTCTCCCGTCTCATCCATCACTTGAATGCACTGACGGAAGCGCACCACGTAGTCAAACTTCAGTTGCTCGAGCAGCGCATAGAACTTCTGGTCTCCAAAGCCCCGGTCGGCCAGTAGTGTGAGCCGCACCCGCTCGGGCACCACCTGCCGCAGTCGATTGAGCACGAAGTCCTCGACTTCATTGCGCATCCCCTCCAAGGCGGACTTCTCCACCGTGAGCCAGACCAGGGGCGTCGTGCGTCCATGGCTCGCCACCAACGACGCCACCAGCGTTGTCTGCCCATCCGCATCGAAGTCCGTCCAGTCCAGCGCCACCAGCGCCTCGCTTCTCTGTCCCAAGGCAAAGGGCACCCACTGTGCGAACAGCTCCCAGACATCAATCCCTTGGTTGGACAAGAGCCGGTCCACCTGCTTCACCCCATGCTTGCTCTTGGTGCCTCGGGCCCACGCCAGGGCCTTGCCAATGAGATGAACACCCAGGCTGGCGGCGTGAATGACACCCAGGACCGCGTAGGCCAGGGACAACACGCGCTTGGCGTGCAGGTCTTCTTCGAAGAGGGCTTCCAGAAAGGTATGCACCTGCTGGTCATCAAGGCGAGGCTTACGCATGACTGCGGAAGTAAGCATGCGGGTCCTACTTCTCGCACTACTCGGCCTACGCGGCGCTCCCTTGCTCGCCTGTTAAAATGAGGGGATGGCTCAGAGTGCGCCCAGTACGGTGGTGACGACGCCGCGATTCCTGGGGACGTACCCCACCACGCGCTCGCCTCGGGGAGCACGTCCGCGAGTGCGCGTCATGCTCGTGTGACAGCCGGTTTCGTCGAGGAAGACGAACCGTCGCGGGTCGAGCAGGAGCATCAGCAGGAGGAAGACACGCCGCAGTGCCTGAATCCGAGGGGAGCGCTGCTCCGAAGCTACGAGCGACTTTTTTTGAGCCCCAGTCCCTGGCGTCGCAGTGCCCGCCAGACCGCCGAGGAACTGGTATGCACTTCTGTTCGGGCCACCAACGCGTCGAAGTGCTCCCGCACCGTGGCATCGGGTTGTGTACGTACCTGGCCATCAAGCGCTTCCAGCACCTCCCCCCGGATGGCCGAGAAGTTGCCTCCGCCCCTTGGCCGTGGCTCCAGGCTCCCCGTTTCGTCCTCGAGCGTCAGCCAATGAGAAAGTGTCTTGGTGCATACACTGAATTCAGCGGCCACCTCCTCCAGGGTTCTGCCACCACGTCTATAGGCCGCCACTGCGCGCTCACGCAAGTCCACCGAATAGGGCCGGGGCATGACTCCTCCTCCAGCCCCAATAGGTCAATTTTGACCGGAACATTCAACTGAAATCCGTTATGAGACGGCGTAGTGGACGACCTTCAGTCGCGTCCGCTCCTGCTCGTGCACCTCCAGCCACGCCTTGTGGTCGGCGGCGTCTAGCCCACACATCGGCTCCGGCAGGTTCTTGGCCGGGACGGACGCCACGTCCACTTGGTGTTGCTCCAGGCGAGCTGCATGGAGGCGTCGCGCATGACCTCTCCACAGTACTCGTCGCCGCCGGACGTTCTCAGGGAGAAGAGGTGCGCGGAGAGCAGGTCCAGGTCCGTGGTGAAGAGCAGCACTTGGCGGATCTCGCTGGATTTGGCACGCGGGTCGACGTTGCCGTACGC
Above is a window of Cystobacter fuscus DNA encoding:
- a CDS encoding type I restriction endonuclease subunit R, which codes for MSTIGQAEKKTQRRVVKLFVDELKYEYLGDLSEGDNRNIIEGQLEHFLRVYQGYGEREDGDDVMRRAIAEVVKAAGNTGVSLYDRNRDVYALLRYGVKIKADVGAQFETVWLLDWKNPEKNRFAIAEEVTVKPADPKAHGKRPDIVLYVNGIVLGVLELKRSTVSVAEGIRQNLDNQKKDFIQPFFSTMQYVMAGNDAEGLRYGTIQTPEKYYLTWKENPPPGHDADNLLDRALRQLCGKRRFLELIHDFVVFDAGIKKLCRHNQYFGVRAAQEHVRRREGGILWHTQGSGKSLTMVWLAKWIRENVQDSRVLIITDRTELDEQIEKVFKGVAEDIHRTKSGGDLIAQLNATAPWLLCSLIHKFGGKEDGEEVGDIKGYVEELKKALPKDFRAKGELFVFVDECHRTQSGDLHEAMTRILPGAVFIGFTGTPLLKADKKKSIEIFGRYIHTYKFDEAVKDGVVLDLRYEARDIDQSITSSKKIDQWFEAKTKGLTPLAKAQLKARWGTMQKVLSSQSRLQRIVADIMFDMETRDRLKSGRGNAMLVAGSIYEACKFYELFAKTPLVGKCAIVTSYVPRTADIKGQESGEGATDALEKYAIYRQMLADWFGELPEQAVGKIDAFEKAVKKKFIDEPGQVKLLIVVDKLLTGFDAPPATYLYIDKHMRDHGLFQAICRVNRLDGDDKEFGYIVDYKDLFKSLEGAVTDYTSGALDGYDKEDVAGLLEDRLSKAKERLEEALEAVRALCEPVEAPRDDQAFYRYFSSKEHGNTAQLKENEPQRLALYKLTAALVRAYANLAGEMTAAGYTEAEAASIKKDVTFYENLRTQIKLHSGDAIDLKQYEPAMRHLIDTYIHAEESETVSEFDDLSLVQLIVERGAEAVNALPEAIRKKEKAAAETIENNVRRLITDESPINPKYYEKMSELLDSLIEQRKKNALSYQEYLEKIVDLTRQAKNGPTVGGYPKSLDSAAKRALYDNLGNDEALALKVDGAVRSSMQDGWRSNTMKTRRVRQAIRAAFDGDEDLVDRILELVKSQNDY
- a CDS encoding M48 family metallopeptidase, with translation MTIETHTLTVSGVRVAVVRKAIKNLHLGVYPPDGRVRVAAPLAVSDAAVRVAVISKLPWIKRQQAAFEHQPRESEREMVSGESHYFLGRRYRLDVVDAMGANRVVLRNRRTLELHVQRGADAEYRKQLLYRWYRERLRELVPPLLEKWEAAIGVKVAGWGIKKMKTKWGSCNAEARRLWLNLELAKKPPECIEYLIIHELVHLLVRHHDDRFNALMDRHLPKWRLVRQSLNVAPLANDAWELKDSGARH
- a CDS encoding transposase, whose amino-acid sequence is MNNQFFRNFSAQYEGIAQGALALDGIRALMTIEGATTAGVFEAFVEHMLVPKLNPGDIVVMDNVGAHKPAHILERIRAAGAHVLFLPPYSPDLNPIELLWNKLKELLKSMGARTLQALDDAIARAMDLITHDDIVGWFRYCGYNI
- a CDS encoding ISL3 family transposase; this translates as MHAQRKPRCGVCGRPAPGYDASPGRLWRHLALGQTIFWLHYAPRRVHCREHGVRVERVAWAAHDSSFTRAFEELVAWQAQRLDKSSICRLLGINWRTVGTIIERIVEERLSPGRLEGLQIIGVDELGWKAGHKYVSLVVDHLRSRVVWVGEGKNEETLDAFFDELGEERTKELTHATMDLSAAFSKAVGNRAPHVRKVFDRFHVQKLANEALDTVRRQEVREQAGSQEGKALKQSRWALLKNPWNLTVRQGEKLSELKKTNQTLYRAYLLKESLARGMDYVQPKRASEHLDKWCQWASHSRLAPFAKLAKTVQRHKDGILAYVETGLSNGVVEGINNKIRALSRRAYGFRNPKAFRAMILLCCGGMEFTPPLPVAA
- a CDS encoding transposase, whose protein sequence is MHTFLEALFEEDLHAKRVLSLAYAVLGVIHAASLGVHLIGKALAWARGTKSKHGVKQVDRLLSNQGIDVWELFAQWVPFALGQRSEALVALDWTDFDADGQTTLVASLVASHGRTTPLVWLTVEKSALEGMRNEVEDFVLNRLRQVVPERVRLTLLADRGFGDQKFYALLEQLKFDYVVRFRQCIQVMDETGEKKSAGEWVPESGRAVRLVGARVTQDEAPVGAVVCVKQKGMKEAWCLATSLKEATAAFVVGLYGKRFRTEETFRDLL
- a CDS encoding helix-turn-helix domain-containing protein → MPRPYSVDLRERAVAAYRRGGRTLEEVAAEFSVCTKTLSHWLTLEDETGSLEPRPRGGGNFSAIRGEVLEALDGQVRTQPDATVREHFDALVARTEVHTSSSAVWRALRRQGLGLKKSRS